In Deinococcus aquiradiocola, one genomic interval encodes:
- the mltG gene encoding endolytic transglycosylase MltG produces MTDTYQPAPPRPPRRRRAWWKVLLAVLLLLLLVAGGVAGYAWSLTRAPQGAAATQAYTLEVKPGDTLPGAAARLQAAGVLRSPDALRTIMRVRGTAGRLREGYYDLPAGLDAFQLADRLADTPRPRVRNVTVPEGKRVRDLPDILTAARLGDPATLPAALKAARGDCPNGSLEGFLFPATYPFRPEVTDAEIVRAMQDRMTQEFTPERLSAARRLGLTTCGWVTLASMVQAEAATVGEMPTIAGIFLNRLKVGIALGADPTVAYGLGKDLNQLDRSAGDFVKDTPYNTYTRQGLPPGPINNPGEAALLSVLNARRTLPDGREALYFVHGLDGRIHVNADYAAHLRDVARYR; encoded by the coding sequence ATGACGGACACGTACCAGCCTGCCCCGCCCCGCCCGCCGAGGCGCCGCCGCGCGTGGTGGAAGGTGCTGCTGGCCGTGCTGCTGCTCCTGCTGCTGGTGGCGGGCGGCGTGGCCGGGTACGCGTGGAGCCTGACGCGCGCCCCGCAGGGCGCGGCGGCCACCCAGGCGTACACGCTGGAAGTGAAGCCCGGCGACACCCTGCCGGGCGCGGCCGCGCGGCTGCAGGCGGCGGGCGTGCTGCGCTCCCCGGACGCGCTGCGGACCATCATGCGGGTGCGCGGCACGGCCGGGCGGCTGCGCGAGGGGTACTACGACCTGCCCGCCGGTCTGGACGCCTTCCAGCTGGCGGACCGGCTGGCGGACACGCCCAGGCCGCGCGTGCGCAACGTGACGGTCCCGGAAGGCAAACGCGTGCGTGACCTGCCGGACATCCTGACGGCCGCGCGGCTGGGTGACCCGGCCACGCTGCCCGCCGCGCTGAAGGCCGCCCGGGGCGACTGCCCGAACGGGTCACTGGAAGGCTTCCTGTTCCCGGCCACGTACCCGTTCCGGCCTGAAGTGACGGACGCCGAGATCGTGCGCGCCATGCAGGACCGCATGACGCAGGAGTTCACGCCGGAACGCCTGAGCGCCGCCAGGCGTCTGGGGCTCACGACGTGCGGGTGGGTGACGCTGGCGAGCATGGTGCAGGCCGAGGCGGCCACGGTGGGCGAGATGCCGACCATCGCGGGCATCTTCCTGAACCGCCTGAAGGTCGGCATCGCGCTGGGCGCGGACCCGACCGTGGCGTACGGCCTGGGGAAGGACCTGAACCAGCTGGACCGCTCGGCGGGCGATTTCGTGAAGGACACGCCGTACAACACGTACACCCGGCAGGGCCTGCCGCCCGGCCCGATCAACAATCCCGGCGAGGCGGCGCTGCTGAGCGTGCTGAACGCGCGGCGCACGCTGCCGGACGGGCGGGAGGCGCTGTACTTCGTGCACGGCCTGGACGGCCGCATTCACGTGAACGCCGATTATGCCGCGCACCTGCGGGACGTGGCGCGCTACCGCTGA
- a CDS encoding LptF/LptG family permease codes for MPGVRQKLPLYVLKEVVPWYLGGVLLFLTLQMTDVLSSTVGRLITYRVPLAQVLALLGDQMPALLNRCLVLAVPFALLLAFGRLAKDSEFKAAMAGGVRPLRLLLPLLVPALLVGGFAYYNAGWVTPAGQERWWNAWYGVFNQAPPPPSTDRYAFAQGDTFYSAGRVQNDRNGVLASLVGVLVIRGDTVYSAANGVWDALAHTWTMGGVTVVGPDGVPRPYAGELTLPQRDVLQRPVSRPDQTGTPQLRAQLRQLQAERPLPDETQRSLAFELSRRVADPFTPLAFVLAAGALGLLVSNRAWAAGSVILFIFGFYVLWSTVPSLAQAGALSPTLAAWLPNLVFVALGAALAWRLR; via the coding sequence ATGCCCGGCGTGCGGCAAAAACTGCCCCTGTATGTCCTGAAGGAAGTGGTGCCCTGGTACCTGGGCGGTGTGCTGCTGTTCCTGACGCTCCAGATGACCGACGTGCTGAGCAGCACCGTCGGTCGGCTCATCACGTACCGCGTGCCGCTGGCCCAGGTGCTGGCGCTGCTGGGCGACCAGATGCCCGCCCTGCTGAACCGTTGCCTGGTGCTGGCGGTGCCGTTCGCGCTGCTGCTGGCGTTCGGGCGGCTCGCGAAGGACAGCGAGTTCAAGGCCGCGATGGCGGGCGGCGTGCGGCCCCTGCGGCTGCTGCTGCCGCTGCTCGTCCCGGCACTGCTGGTGGGGGGCTTCGCGTACTACAACGCGGGCTGGGTCACGCCCGCCGGGCAGGAGCGGTGGTGGAACGCGTGGTACGGGGTGTTCAATCAGGCGCCGCCGCCGCCCAGCACGGACCGGTACGCGTTCGCGCAGGGGGACACGTTCTACTCGGCGGGCCGCGTGCAGAACGACCGCAACGGGGTGCTGGCGAGCCTGGTGGGCGTGCTGGTGATCCGGGGCGACACGGTGTACAGCGCCGCGAACGGCGTGTGGGACGCGCTGGCGCACACGTGGACGATGGGCGGCGTGACGGTGGTCGGCCCGGACGGCGTGCCGAGACCCTACGCGGGCGAGCTGACGTTGCCGCAGCGGGACGTGCTGCAGCGGCCCGTGTCGCGGCCGGACCAGACGGGCACGCCGCAGCTCCGGGCGCAGCTGCGGCAGCTGCAGGCGGAGCGTCCCCTGCCGGACGAGACGCAGCGGTCCCTGGCCTTCGAGCTGAGTCGGCGGGTGGCGGACCCGTTCACGCCGCTGGCGTTCGTGCTGGCGGCGGGCGCGCTGGGGCTGCTGGTGAGCAACAGGGCGTGGGCGGCGGGCAGCGTGATCCTGTTCATCTTCGGGTTCTACGTGCTGTGGAGCACCGTGCCGTCGCTGGCGCAGGCGGGCGCGCTCTCCCCCACCCTGGCGGCGTGGCTGCCGAATCTGGTGTTCGTGGCGCTGGGCGCCGCACTCGCGTGGAGGCTGCGTTGA
- a CDS encoding LptF/LptG family permease, which translates to MKRFDRYVLEEILPYLLSGLAVVILLLLLAALQSVIAPLLAKGAAPLLVLRLVALQVPEAVSRGLPIALLFAAMLGLSRLSSDAELKAAQSGGLSGTRLFWPVLALALGVSLLSFTVAETLVPRAKVEALQVQRDIVLDNPRVLGLGDGRGGTGVVLRDALGRAISVAQVRPGGRLEGLRIVTLRDGQGAREVITARRGTLTRNVLMLESGVRVTYQDTRPVTVVRFRSGTLPVQDLQASLSANDELLPIYLPLPKLIANVRSMAAQGIRSPRDFTALQRKFAEPLAAVTMAFFAVALSIYSLRSGVNIGLVWVLMLTFAYYATWSVFRVLGETGALSPVLAAWTPTLIYLLAGLGLLGVAARR; encoded by the coding sequence GTGAAGCGCTTCGACCGGTACGTGCTGGAGGAGATCCTGCCGTACCTGCTGTCGGGGCTGGCAGTGGTGATCCTGCTGCTGCTGCTGGCCGCGCTGCAGAGCGTGATCGCGCCGCTGCTCGCGAAGGGCGCGGCGCCGCTGCTGGTGCTGCGGCTCGTGGCGCTGCAGGTGCCGGAGGCCGTGTCGCGTGGCCTGCCGATCGCGCTGCTGTTCGCGGCGATGCTGGGCCTGTCTCGCCTGTCGAGCGACGCGGAACTGAAGGCGGCGCAGTCGGGCGGGCTGAGCGGCACGCGGCTGTTCTGGCCGGTGCTGGCGCTGGCGCTGGGCGTGTCGCTGCTGAGCTTCACGGTGGCGGAGACGCTCGTGCCGCGCGCGAAGGTGGAGGCGCTGCAGGTGCAGCGCGACATCGTGCTCGACAACCCGCGCGTGCTGGGCCTGGGGGACGGGCGCGGCGGGACGGGCGTGGTGCTGCGCGACGCGCTCGGCCGGGCGATCAGCGTGGCGCAGGTCAGGCCCGGCGGACGGCTGGAGGGCCTGCGGATCGTGACGCTGCGGGACGGGCAGGGGGCGCGCGAGGTGATCACGGCGCGGCGCGGCACCCTGACCCGCAACGTCCTGATGCTGGAGAGCGGCGTGCGCGTCACGTACCAGGACACGCGGCCCGTGACGGTCGTGCGCTTCCGCAGCGGGACGCTGCCGGTGCAGGACCTGCAGGCGAGCCTCTCGGCGAACGACGAGCTGCTGCCCATCTACCTGCCGCTCCCGAAACTGATCGCGAACGTGCGCAGCATGGCGGCGCAGGGCATCCGGTCGCCGCGGGACTTCACGGCGCTGCAGCGGAAGTTCGCGGAACCGCTGGCGGCGGTCACGATGGCGTTCTTCGCGGTGGCGCTCAGCATCTACTCGCTGCGCAGCGGCGTGAACATCGGGCTGGTGTGGGTGCTGATGCTGACGTTCGCGTACTACGCGACGTGGAGCGTGTTCCGGGTGCTGGGCGAGACGGGGGCGCTGTCGCCGGTGCTGGCGGCGTGGACGCCGACCCTGATCTACCTGCTGGCGGGCCTGGGCCTGCTGGGCGTCGCGGCCCGCCGCTGA
- a CDS encoding cytochrome P450, translating into MTAATSPALEAAQALFSPQAIRDPYPLYARAKALAAEQGSASLLRVPEWNTTLAFGHDAVSAVLRSPAAVSGAGFAQGDTEDAYPEAMRVLQPMMLFHNGMSHTRLRGLAQAAFTPRVVAQSRELVQSRLDRLLQGVQGRPFDAVEELAVPLPVGVITEMLGLRGEDEAKFRQWSGTVADLLGGSEQTPDLMARIEQDAREMRGYFRDLADELRAHPQPGLLSALAAAEDGGERLSSDELLANAVLLLAAGHETTTNLIAGGLLELSRQPDAWAALVERPDLAPAVTEELLRLVSPVQRTGRGLAQDVTLDGQTLPAGSFVGLIVAAANRDPSVFTDPDRLDPQRRNAARHLAFASGPHYCLGASLARLEGEVVFRTLAERHPTLKVPEQPVPFRPNFVLRGPRALQATLD; encoded by the coding sequence ATGACTGCTGCCACGTCCCCGGCCCTGGAGGCCGCCCAGGCCCTGTTCAGCCCGCAGGCCATCCGTGACCCGTACCCGCTGTACGCGCGCGCGAAGGCGCTCGCGGCCGAGCAGGGCAGCGCGTCCCTGCTGCGCGTTCCGGAGTGGAACACCACCCTGGCCTTCGGGCACGACGCCGTGAGCGCCGTCCTCAGGAGTCCGGCCGCCGTGAGCGGCGCGGGCTTCGCGCAGGGCGACACCGAGGACGCGTACCCGGAAGCGATGCGCGTCCTGCAGCCCATGATGCTGTTCCACAACGGCATGTCGCACACGCGCCTGCGGGGACTGGCGCAGGCGGCCTTCACGCCGCGCGTCGTCGCGCAGAGCCGCGAACTGGTACAGTCGCGCCTCGACCGCCTCCTGCAGGGCGTGCAGGGCAGGCCCTTCGACGCCGTCGAGGAGCTCGCCGTGCCGCTCCCGGTGGGCGTCATCACCGAGATGCTCGGCCTGAGGGGCGAGGACGAGGCGAAGTTCCGGCAGTGGTCCGGCACGGTCGCCGACCTGCTCGGCGGCAGCGAACAGACGCCCGACCTGATGGCCCGCATCGAACAGGACGCCCGCGAGATGCGCGGGTACTTCCGGGACCTCGCGGACGAACTGCGCGCCCACCCGCAGCCGGGCCTGCTCAGCGCCCTCGCGGCCGCCGAGGACGGCGGGGAACGCCTGAGCAGCGACGAGCTGCTCGCCAACGCCGTGCTGCTGCTCGCCGCCGGGCACGAGACGACCACCAACCTCATCGCGGGCGGCCTGCTGGAACTGTCCCGCCAGCCGGACGCGTGGGCGGCCCTGGTGGAACGCCCGGACCTCGCGCCCGCCGTGACCGAGGAACTGCTGCGCCTCGTGTCGCCCGTGCAGCGCACCGGACGCGGCCTCGCTCAGGACGTCACGCTGGACGGGCAGACCCTCCCGGCCGGGAGTTTCGTGGGCCTGATCGTGGCCGCCGCGAACCGCGACCCGTCCGTGTTCACGGACCCCGACCGGCTCGATCCGCAGCGCCGCAACGCCGCCCGTCATCTGGCCTTCGCGAGCGGCCCGCACTACTGCCTCGGCGCGAGCCTCGCCCGCCTGGAGGGCGAAGTGGTGTTCCGCACGCTCGCGGAACGCCACCCGACCCTGAAGGTACCGGAACAGCCGGTGCCGTTCCGCCCGAACTTCGTGCTGCGCGGCCCCCGTGCCCTCCAGGCGACGCTGGACTGA
- a CDS encoding circularly permuted type 2 ATP-grasp protein, with translation MLNYTPGKAFFDEMYTPDGQSRPHYRGVQAYLNRLGAAEVQRRHALLDLAFRNQGITFTVYGDASGTERTFPFDPVPRIIPASEWAHVEAGLRQRVLALNAFLRDIYGPGEILKDGIVPRELVYTSSHFRREVHGIKVPLGLYTHIVGTDLIRDENGEYLVLEDNLRSPSGVSYVLANRQAMTRIYPGMFEGQGVRPVQHYASHLLSLLRSLSPRDREPTVVLLTPGMYNSAYFEHAYLAQQMGIELVEGRDLFVEGGNVWMRTTAGRQQVDVIYRRIDDDFLDPLTFRPDSALGVPGLIEVYRQGRVALANAVGAGVADDKAIYAYVPAMIEYYLNEKPLLNNVPTFLGSNPDHLEHMLKNASSMAIKAVGEAGGYGMLIGSAATKAECRAFMEKVKENPRNYIGQPLVALSRHGTFYPDSGKLEPAHVDLRPYILVGQEVTIIPGGLTRVALTRGSLVVNSSQGGGSKDTWVLESDAPPIAPVNQPGASRADKVASEALAGVTAGLTEQDMQTVLPAAAKIAISRSTSQDRVRLTRPPKGQSGGRGAPALQAQPGTPAPDPEPQAAPTPARRARKSKKGGN, from the coding sequence ATGCTGAATTACACGCCGGGCAAAGCGTTCTTCGACGAGATGTACACGCCGGACGGGCAGTCCAGGCCGCACTACCGGGGCGTTCAGGCGTACCTGAACCGACTGGGCGCGGCGGAAGTCCAACGCCGGCACGCGCTGCTCGACCTGGCCTTCCGGAATCAGGGCATCACCTTCACGGTGTACGGGGACGCGTCCGGCACGGAACGCACCTTCCCTTTCGATCCGGTGCCGCGCATCATTCCGGCGTCCGAGTGGGCGCACGTCGAGGCGGGCCTCAGGCAGCGCGTGCTGGCCCTGAACGCGTTCCTGCGTGACATCTACGGGCCGGGCGAGATCCTGAAGGACGGGATCGTGCCGAGGGAACTGGTGTACACCTCCAGTCACTTCCGGCGCGAGGTGCACGGCATCAAGGTGCCGCTCGGGCTGTACACGCACATCGTCGGGACGGACCTCATCCGGGACGAGAACGGCGAGTACCTCGTGCTGGAAGACAACCTGCGTTCGCCGAGCGGCGTGAGTTACGTGCTCGCGAACCGGCAGGCGATGACGCGCATCTACCCGGGCATGTTCGAGGGGCAGGGCGTGCGGCCCGTGCAGCATTACGCGTCGCACCTGCTGTCTCTGCTGCGCTCCCTGAGTCCCCGCGACCGGGAGCCGACGGTGGTGCTGCTCACGCCCGGCATGTACAACAGCGCGTACTTCGAGCACGCGTACCTCGCGCAGCAGATGGGCATCGAGCTGGTGGAGGGCCGCGACCTGTTCGTGGAGGGCGGGAACGTCTGGATGCGGACCACGGCCGGACGGCAGCAGGTGGACGTCATCTACCGCCGCATCGACGACGACTTCCTCGACCCGCTCACGTTCCGGCCCGACTCGGCGCTGGGCGTGCCGGGCCTGATCGAGGTGTACCGGCAGGGCCGTGTGGCGCTCGCGAACGCGGTCGGGGCGGGCGTCGCGGACGACAAGGCCATCTACGCGTACGTGCCCGCCATGATCGAGTACTACCTGAACGAGAAACCCCTCCTGAACAACGTCCCGACCTTCCTGGGCAGCAACCCGGACCACCTGGAACACATGCTGAAGAACGCCTCCAGCATGGCCATCAAGGCGGTCGGGGAGGCGGGCGGGTACGGCATGCTGATCGGATCGGCCGCCACGAAGGCCGAGTGCCGCGCGTTCATGGAGAAGGTCAAGGAGAACCCCCGCAACTACATCGGGCAGCCGCTGGTGGCGCTGTCGCGGCACGGGACCTTCTACCCGGACAGCGGAAAGCTGGAGCCCGCGCACGTGGACCTGCGGCCCTACATCCTGGTGGGTCAGGAAGTCACGATCATTCCGGGCGGCCTGACGCGCGTGGCCCTCACGCGCGGGTCGCTGGTCGTGAACAGCTCGCAGGGCGGCGGGTCCAAGGACACGTGGGTGCTGGAGTCCGACGCGCCCCCCATCGCGCCCGTCAACCAGCCGGGCGCGTCCAGGGCCGACAAGGTCGCGTCCGAGGCGCTCGCCGGAGTCACGGCGGGCCTCACCGAGCAGGACATGCAGACGGTGCTGCCCGCCGCCGCGAAGATCGCCATCTCGCGCAGCACCTCGCAGGACCGCGTGCGCCTCACCCGGCCCCCGAAAGGCCAGTCGGGCGGCAGGGGCGCGCCCGCCCTGCAGGCGCAGCCAGGCACGCCCGCCCCGGACCCCGAACCGCAGGCGGCGCCCACCCCGGCCCGCCGTGCCCGCAAGAGCAAGAAAGGAGGGAACTGA
- a CDS encoding alpha-E domain-containing protein has product MLSRVAESLFWIGRYVERAENTARMLNVNYYATLEASGVVSEQWSPLLSISGSEASFREQGGRADARSVPSWLAFDRNNPGSIASSIARARENARGLRDRIPSEMWEALNRSYLSLCFQDDGILDRDELHEYCVAAREASHLFFGIAFATLPRDEGWSFLRAGQILERGDNTLRLLQVRYRQKTGDLPQVAVHNHRWVAVLKSASAYEAYQKRRHAGLDPRTIAEFLLLDPDFPRSVRHAAKNLHETLEQIGRSRPDAHPGLLREAAWLYARLQHVGVDDILTREEPGLEALLAEFNTLGRAIHEAYFVV; this is encoded by the coding sequence ATGCTGTCCCGCGTCGCAGAATCCCTCTTCTGGATCGGGCGGTACGTGGAACGCGCCGAGAACACCGCCCGCATGCTGAACGTCAACTACTACGCCACCCTGGAAGCGTCCGGCGTGGTGAGCGAGCAGTGGAGTCCGCTGCTGTCCATCAGCGGGTCCGAAGCGAGCTTCCGTGAGCAGGGGGGCCGCGCCGACGCGCGCAGCGTCCCGTCCTGGCTGGCCTTCGACCGCAACAACCCCGGCAGCATCGCGTCCAGCATCGCGCGTGCCCGCGAGAACGCGCGCGGCCTGCGCGACCGCATCCCCAGCGAGATGTGGGAGGCGCTGAACCGCTCGTACCTCAGCCTATGCTTTCAGGACGACGGCATCCTCGACCGGGACGAACTGCACGAGTACTGCGTGGCGGCCCGCGAGGCGAGCCACCTGTTCTTCGGCATCGCGTTCGCGACCCTGCCGCGCGACGAGGGCTGGTCGTTCCTGCGGGCCGGACAGATCCTCGAACGCGGCGACAACACCCTGCGGCTCCTGCAGGTCCGCTACCGCCAGAAGACCGGCGACCTGCCGCAGGTGGCCGTGCACAACCACCGCTGGGTGGCGGTCCTGAAGAGCGCCAGCGCGTACGAGGCGTACCAGAAACGCCGCCACGCGGGCCTCGACCCGCGCACCATCGCGGAATTCCTGCTGCTCGACCCGGACTTCCCGCGCAGCGTGCGGCACGCCGCGAAGAACCTGCACGAGACGCTCGAACAGATCGGGCGCAGCAGGCCCGACGCGCACCCCGGCCTGCTGCGAGAGGCAGCGTGGCTGTACGCGCGCCTGCAGCACGTCGGCGTGGACGACATCCTCACGCGTGAGGAACCGGGCCTGGAAGCGCTGCTGGCCGAGTTCAACACGCTGGGCCGCGCCATTCACGAGGCGTACTTCGTGGTCTGA